A region from the Thermanaeromonas toyohensis ToBE genome encodes:
- a CDS encoding YkoF family thiamine/hydroxymethylpyrimidine-binding protein, producing the protein MLCAEVSLYPQKTTRASEIINESIQVLNAQRLEYKVGSLSTHLHGPEDQVWAGLREMFEKASQSGEVSMVVTLSNAAH; encoded by the coding sequence CCTTTATCCGCAGAAGACGACCCGGGCCAGCGAGATTATTAATGAGTCTATCCAAGTGTTGAACGCTCAGAGGTTGGAATATAAAGTAGGATCTCTAAGTACTCACCTACATGGCCCGGAAGATCAGGTTTGGGCTGGATTACGGGAAATGTTTGAAAAGGCCAGCCAGTCTGGCGAAGTGAGCATGGTGGTTACCCTCTCCAATGCTGCCCATTAA
- the pckA gene encoding phosphoenolpyruvate carboxykinase (ATP) — MDLYNAGRIYRNLPVPKLIEIALSRGEGILAKNGALVVKTGKYTGRSPNDKYIVDLPSIHNQIHWGPVNQSIEPEKFQQIYQRLLAYLQNRELFIFDGFVGADPRFRLAVRVVNELAWQNLFVHQLFIRPTREELATHQPQFTVICAPGFKAEPQIDGTRSEAFIILNLEEKLILIGGTSYAGEMKKSIFTVMNYWLPQIGVLPMHCSANMGPEGDTALFFGLSGTGKTTLSADPQRRLIGDDEHGWSDQGIFNFEGGCYAKCISLSAENEPQIWNAIRFGAVLENVVVDEETRETDYDSAALTENTRAAYPVEFIPGAIVPGVGGHPRTILFLAADAFGVLPPIAKLTKEQAMYHFLSGYTSKLAGTERGVTTPEATFSTCFGAPFLPLSPAVYARMLGEKIDKYGVNVYLVNTGWSGGPYGVGQRMSIKLTRAVVQAALSGELEEVEMEPHPIFQILVPKSCPGVPAEVLQPRNTWPDPKEYDEMAQKLARLFTENFNKFKGVAPELAAVGPRAA, encoded by the coding sequence ATGGATTTATATAACGCAGGCCGCATTTACCGCAACCTTCCTGTACCTAAATTGATTGAGATAGCCTTAAGTCGTGGAGAAGGGATCTTAGCTAAAAATGGTGCTTTGGTAGTAAAAACAGGCAAATATACGGGCCGCTCGCCTAACGATAAGTATATAGTAGACTTGCCCTCTATCCATAACCAGATCCACTGGGGACCGGTTAACCAATCGATAGAGCCGGAAAAATTTCAGCAAATTTACCAGCGGCTTTTGGCTTACCTTCAAAACAGGGAATTGTTCATTTTCGACGGTTTTGTCGGTGCTGACCCCCGTTTCCGCCTGGCAGTAAGGGTAGTGAATGAACTAGCCTGGCAAAATCTTTTTGTACATCAGCTTTTCATACGCCCTACCAGGGAGGAGCTGGCTACCCATCAACCTCAGTTTACAGTGATATGTGCTCCCGGGTTTAAGGCTGAACCTCAAATAGATGGTACTCGTTCAGAAGCTTTTATAATTCTAAACTTGGAAGAGAAACTTATCCTTATCGGCGGTACCAGCTACGCAGGCGAGATGAAGAAATCTATCTTTACGGTCATGAACTACTGGCTGCCCCAGATAGGGGTGCTACCTATGCACTGCTCGGCTAATATGGGGCCGGAAGGGGATACTGCCCTTTTCTTTGGCCTTTCTGGCACGGGGAAGACGACGTTATCAGCTGATCCCCAGCGTAGGCTTATAGGCGACGATGAACATGGGTGGTCTGACCAGGGTATTTTTAACTTTGAAGGTGGATGCTATGCTAAATGTATCTCTTTATCTGCCGAGAATGAACCCCAGATCTGGAATGCCATCCGCTTCGGAGCGGTTTTAGAAAATGTAGTGGTGGATGAAGAAACACGAGAAACAGATTACGATTCTGCTGCTCTGACTGAAAACACCCGGGCGGCCTATCCTGTGGAATTTATCCCTGGCGCTATTGTCCCTGGGGTAGGTGGCCACCCGCGTACCATATTGTTCCTGGCTGCCGACGCCTTCGGTGTCCTACCCCCCATCGCTAAGCTTACTAAGGAGCAGGCCATGTACCATTTCCTTTCTGGCTATACTAGCAAGCTGGCTGGTACAGAGAGAGGAGTGACTACCCCCGAAGCTACCTTTTCCACCTGCTTTGGGGCGCCCTTTTTGCCCCTGTCACCCGCCGTTTATGCTCGCATGTTGGGCGAGAAGATCGATAAGTATGGGGTTAACGTGTACTTGGTGAACACCGGGTGGTCGGGTGGCCCCTACGGGGTGGGTCAGCGTATGAGCATTAAACTTACCCGGGCTGTAGTTCAGGCTGCCCTATCTGGAGAGCTGGAGGAAGTGGAGATGGAACCCCATCCCATCTTCCAGATCTTAGTACCCAAGTCCTGCCCAGGGGTTCCAGCTGAAGTCTTACAGCCGCGCAATACATGGCCTGATCCTAAGGAGTATGACGAGATGGCCCAAAAGCTTGCCCGGTTGTTTACCGAGAACTTTAACAAATTTAAAGGTGTGGCACCGGAATTAGCTGCTGTGGGACCAAGGGCGGCCTAA
- a CDS encoding CPBP family intramembrane glutamic endopeptidase — MVKDPRSTPPWTIKDSLVVLGLLAASGYGTSFFLKWAGWRPPLAYQFLLAGGIQAIAVLSGVYYLVRFKYGRNLGELGLKWRNLGRSLGLGLGGGVILFLVVILLGGLLQHFLPEPAPQPFAELVRRARGFRDLLLPLFLGSFLAPITEEVYFRGFFYPVLKARYGTLVGQVASSLLFAVLHFDLFRFLPLAVGGWGLAYLYERSGSLIAPVVAHSTWNAIMILLLFFSLRLLPH; from the coding sequence ATGGTTAAGGATCCCCGGAGTACCCCTCCTTGGACTATTAAAGATAGTTTGGTAGTTCTAGGCTTACTTGCCGCTTCAGGGTATGGTACGAGCTTCTTTCTAAAATGGGCGGGTTGGCGGCCACCCCTGGCTTACCAGTTTTTGTTAGCAGGGGGAATACAAGCTATAGCTGTATTATCCGGGGTATATTATTTAGTAAGGTTTAAATACGGCCGCAACTTAGGTGAATTAGGCTTAAAGTGGCGGAACTTAGGACGCTCGTTGGGGCTAGGCTTGGGTGGAGGAGTTATACTTTTTTTAGTAGTAATCCTCCTTGGAGGATTGCTTCAGCATTTTTTGCCTGAGCCCGCTCCCCAACCCTTCGCCGAGTTGGTAAGGAGGGCCCGGGGCTTCCGGGATCTTCTTCTCCCCCTATTCTTAGGCTCTTTTTTAGCCCCTATCACAGAGGAGGTCTATTTCCGCGGCTTTTTTTATCCTGTATTAAAGGCGCGTTACGGAACCCTGGTGGGACAAGTGGCTAGTAGCCTCCTTTTTGCCGTACTCCATTTTGATTTATTTCGCTTTCTTCCCTTGGCTGTGGGGGGGTGGGGGTTAGCTTATTTATACGAGCGGAGCGGTTCCTTGATAGCCCCGGTGGTGGCCCACAGCACCTGGAACGCCATTATGATTTTACTTCTGTTCTTTTCCCTAAGGTTACTCCCCCATTAG
- a CDS encoding glycoside hydrolase family 15 protein produces the protein MPRELVLGNGQLLINFDGRFNMRDLYFPYLGGPNHIAHLGGEKGRIGFWVNHKFSWLEETGWELDISYKPGTLNGRVEAINRDLQIGLEIENAVHFQLNVYLKRLYVRNLAPNSREIRVFFYHDFTLKESPLGDTGIYLPDSGVLLHYKRGLYFLINGRAGNRGFYQYAVGNKRFRGAEGTWRDAEDGRLEGNPVHHGSVDSTVSFSLELASGEEGIIDYWLVAGTSWEEVRKLNNLVLTKRVSTLLVENEAYWRSWALRHERHFGDLPEKVVELYTQSLLVIRTHSDSQGAILAATDSDILYEARDHYGYCWPRDGAFTALALDQAGYPEVSIPFYYYCAHIVAPQGYFYQKYNADTSLGSTWLLPLQQGRPVLPIQEDETGLVLWALGLAYQRYRDWRLLHDLYPSLVRPVAQFLASYRDPVTRLPLPSYDLWEERHGIFTFTSAAVLAGLLMASKLATAFGRKDEAEKYFRAAREIQQSMVKYLYSPELGRFVRGIYLQKEGGFQADYTLDASLLYLGFLDFWPKEELRVWRTVRAVREGLWVRTQVGGLARYTGDYYFRRSEDIYSVPGNPWLVCTLWLAAWQAKTAKDLEELAEARALLEWAADRTTPGGMLPEQLHPYTGEPLSVSPLTWSHATFVTAVEMYLDRWRSLKPS, from the coding sequence TTGCCACGAGAACTTGTACTAGGCAATGGTCAACTTTTAATTAACTTTGATGGCCGTTTTAATATGCGCGATTTGTATTTTCCCTACCTAGGTGGGCCTAATCATATTGCCCATTTGGGGGGAGAAAAGGGAAGGATAGGTTTTTGGGTGAATCATAAGTTTAGCTGGCTAGAAGAAACAGGTTGGGAGCTAGATATAAGCTATAAACCCGGGACCCTGAACGGCCGGGTGGAGGCCATAAATAGAGATCTGCAAATCGGTCTGGAAATAGAAAACGCAGTTCATTTCCAGCTAAACGTTTATCTTAAGCGCTTATATGTACGCAATCTCGCCCCTAATTCCCGTGAAATCCGGGTCTTTTTTTATCATGATTTTACCCTTAAAGAATCCCCTTTAGGGGATACTGGTATTTATCTTCCTGACAGTGGTGTGCTTTTGCATTATAAGCGGGGGTTGTACTTTCTTATTAATGGACGCGCGGGAAACCGGGGCTTTTATCAATATGCAGTGGGTAACAAGCGCTTCCGTGGGGCGGAAGGAACGTGGAGGGATGCGGAAGACGGGCGCCTCGAGGGTAACCCCGTGCACCACGGCTCAGTAGATAGTACTGTGAGTTTTAGCCTTGAGCTAGCTTCCGGAGAGGAAGGCATTATAGATTATTGGCTGGTGGCTGGTACAAGTTGGGAGGAAGTTAGGAAACTTAATAATCTAGTTTTAACCAAAAGGGTAAGCACGCTTTTAGTAGAAAACGAAGCTTATTGGCGCTCTTGGGCATTGAGACACGAGCGCCATTTCGGGGATTTACCTGAAAAAGTGGTGGAACTTTATACCCAGAGCCTCCTGGTTATCCGTACCCATAGCGATAGTCAAGGGGCTATCTTAGCCGCTACGGATAGCGATATATTGTATGAAGCTAGGGATCACTACGGGTATTGCTGGCCCCGGGATGGGGCTTTTACCGCCTTGGCCCTCGATCAAGCGGGTTATCCAGAAGTTTCTATTCCCTTTTATTATTACTGCGCGCATATCGTGGCTCCCCAGGGATATTTTTATCAAAAATATAACGCAGATACCAGCCTAGGTTCTACCTGGTTACTCCCCTTACAGCAGGGGCGGCCTGTCCTCCCTATTCAGGAAGATGAAACAGGCCTTGTCCTCTGGGCTTTAGGGTTAGCTTACCAGCGTTACCGAGACTGGCGGCTCCTTCATGACCTTTACCCTTCCCTGGTACGTCCAGTTGCGCAGTTCCTAGCCTCTTATCGAGATCCTGTAACCCGTCTACCCCTGCCCAGCTACGATCTTTGGGAGGAGCGCCATGGGATTTTCACCTTTACCTCGGCAGCTGTTCTAGCTGGTCTTTTGATGGCCAGCAAGTTGGCGACTGCCTTTGGCCGGAAGGACGAGGCCGAGAAATACTTTCGTGCTGCTCGAGAGATACAGCAAAGTATGGTAAAATATCTTTACTCGCCAGAGTTAGGCCGTTTTGTCCGGGGAATTTATTTGCAGAAAGAAGGTGGCTTTCAGGCCGATTATACCTTAGATGCAAGCCTCCTTTACCTGGGGTTCCTCGATTTTTGGCCTAAAGAAGAGTTACGGGTATGGCGTACTGTAAGGGCTGTGCGGGAAGGACTTTGGGTACGTACCCAGGTAGGGGGCCTGGCTAGATATACGGGCGATTATTACTTTCGGCGCAGTGAAGATATATACTCTGTTCCAGGCAATCCCTGGCTGGTTTGTACTTTATGGCTAGCTGCTTGGCAGGCTAAGACGGCCAAGGATTTAGAGGAACTAGCGGAGGCCCGGGCCCTTCTAGAATGGGCTGCCGACAGAACCACACCAGGAGGTATGCTTCCGGAACAACTCCACCCCTATACGGGAGAACCCCTTTCGGTTTCTCCTTTAACATGGTCCCATGCCACCTTTGTAACCGCCGTAGAAATGTATCTTGACCGTTGGCGTAGCCTTAAACCAAGCTAG
- a CDS encoding DUF4912 domain-containing protein — MGLVLTLILLSIAAGILYWYFARKRRPAEKKPLLAQPATQELPARYGKDQIVALVKDPYWLYVYWELTPEKKAEFERRYGPGSWEISQPVLRVYDLTGTTFDFLHAPYFEIAITDAADNWYIHVGRPRSTFCIDLGRHHPQHGFIILVRSNIVTTPADQPSEVIDPLWAPLEACWQGAGVSRGPAPGISSPVLVQPRK, encoded by the coding sequence ATGGGATTAGTCTTGACGTTAATACTCTTAAGCATAGCAGCCGGCATTCTATACTGGTATTTTGCGCGTAAAAGGAGGCCGGCAGAAAAAAAACCTCTTCTGGCCCAGCCGGCAACTCAAGAACTGCCGGCTAGGTATGGTAAGGATCAAATCGTAGCCCTGGTTAAAGATCCTTACTGGCTGTATGTATATTGGGAGCTAACCCCTGAAAAAAAAGCAGAATTTGAAAGGCGCTATGGACCCGGATCCTGGGAGATTTCTCAGCCGGTTCTACGGGTTTATGACTTAACAGGAACCACCTTCGATTTCCTTCATGCCCCTTATTTCGAGATCGCTATTACTGATGCTGCCGATAACTGGTACATCCATGTAGGCAGGCCACGGAGCACTTTTTGCATCGACCTGGGACGGCACCACCCCCAGCACGGTTTTATCATTTTAGTCCGTTCTAATATCGTTACCACCCCGGCCGACCAACCCAGTGAAGTTATAGATCCTCTCTGGGCTCCCCTGGAAGCCTGTTGGCAAGGGGCAGGGGTGAGTAGGGGGCCAGCACCGGGTATTAGTTCTCCCGTTTTAGTGCAGCCCCGAAAATAA
- a CDS encoding glycoside hydrolase family 57 protein has translation MPSGYVALVLHAHLPYVRHPEEEYSLAEKWYHEAVTETYIPLIQMVHRLLEDRVPIRLTVSLSPPLASMMADDFIQKRYLRYLERLRELAAKEVWRTKDDPRFHLVARMYQKKFEEIYRLYNYYRGNLIKAFQELQGEGALELITCAATHGYLPLIGLHREVVRAQVEVAVHNHFRLFGQPPAGLWLPECGYNPGDDAILKKYNIKYFFLDAHGILYATPRPRYSIFAPVVTPSGVAAFGRDLESSEQVWSAQEGYPGDFDYREFYRDIGYDLDFEYIKPYIHPSGLRVDTGLKYYRITGKTELKEPYVPEWASEKAKIHAGNFLFNREHQIKYLATYMDRPPIIVCPYDAELFGHWWFEGPQWLESLFRQVASLAHQPFIFITPSDYLERFPINQPAMPCMSSWGNNGYNEVWLDGSNDWIYRHLHNAAEAMINLANLFVAPRDELTRRALNQAARELLLAQSSDWAFIMKTGTMVDYAIGRTKKHLLNFWKLKEKIEQESIDKEWLQELEETDNIFPDLNYRVFASEGV, from the coding sequence ATGCCCTCAGGATATGTAGCCCTGGTATTGCATGCTCACCTGCCCTATGTCCGCCACCCGGAAGAGGAATATTCCCTGGCGGAAAAATGGTATCACGAAGCCGTAACGGAAACCTATATCCCCCTCATTCAAATGGTACACCGGCTGCTGGAGGATCGGGTCCCTATCCGTTTAACGGTTTCCTTAAGCCCTCCCCTTGCTAGCATGATGGCGGATGACTTCATTCAGAAGCGTTATTTAAGGTACCTGGAACGGCTGCGGGAGCTAGCTGCCAAAGAAGTATGGCGCACCAAGGACGATCCCCGGTTTCACCTGGTGGCGCGCATGTACCAAAAGAAGTTCGAAGAGATCTATCGCCTTTACAATTACTACCGCGGAAACCTTATAAAAGCCTTTCAGGAGTTACAAGGAGAAGGAGCCCTAGAGCTTATCACCTGTGCCGCCACCCACGGGTATCTTCCCCTTATTGGCCTGCATCGGGAGGTTGTACGGGCCCAGGTAGAAGTGGCCGTCCACAACCACTTTCGCCTTTTTGGACAGCCACCAGCAGGATTATGGCTACCCGAGTGTGGATATAATCCCGGTGATGATGCTATCCTGAAAAAATATAATATCAAGTATTTCTTTTTAGACGCCCATGGTATCCTATATGCCACCCCCAGGCCGCGTTATAGCATTTTCGCCCCAGTAGTTACCCCTTCCGGTGTAGCCGCCTTCGGGCGGGACTTGGAATCCTCCGAACAAGTGTGGAGCGCCCAAGAAGGGTACCCTGGTGACTTCGATTATCGGGAATTTTATCGGGACATCGGCTATGACCTGGACTTTGAGTATATTAAACCCTATATTCATCCTTCGGGCTTAAGGGTAGACACAGGGCTAAAATATTACCGCATTACCGGGAAAACTGAGCTAAAAGAGCCCTATGTTCCAGAATGGGCCAGCGAAAAGGCTAAAATTCATGCTGGAAACTTCCTTTTTAACCGTGAGCACCAAATTAAATACTTAGCTACTTATATGGACAGACCTCCCATTATTGTGTGCCCTTACGATGCTGAGCTCTTTGGTCACTGGTGGTTTGAAGGTCCCCAGTGGCTAGAATCCCTTTTCCGGCAAGTGGCCTCCCTGGCTCACCAGCCTTTTATCTTTATTACCCCCAGCGATTATCTAGAGCGTTTCCCTATAAACCAACCGGCCATGCCCTGTATGTCTAGCTGGGGGAATAATGGGTATAACGAGGTATGGTTGGACGGGTCCAACGATTGGATCTACCGCCACTTGCACAACGCTGCCGAAGCTATGATAAATTTGGCTAACCTGTTCGTGGCTCCGCGGGATGAGCTAACCCGGCGGGCCTTAAACCAAGCAGCCCGGGAGCTTCTGCTGGCCCAAAGCAGCGACTGGGCTTTTATTATGAAAACAGGTACCATGGTAGATTATGCTATAGGACGGACTAAGAAACACCTACTTAATTTCTGGAAACTGAAGGAGAAAATAGAGCAGGAGAGTATAGATAAAGAATGGTTACAGGAGCTAGAAGAAACGGATAATATTTTCCCAGATCTGAACTACCGTGTGTTTGCCAGTGAGGGGGTATAA
- a CDS encoding flavin reductase family protein, producing the protein MRDASISEGLGRIVCPCALIGAKKGEIHDITTVAWVTQESSSPPQVTVALHSKRYVLELLRETGEFVLSLLAEDQEKIASFCGSHSGRDTDKIKALGLELEPSKAIHTPRLKDCLANLECKVTGEYESGDHVIVVGQVLAANIDPSRKPLLYYQHQITRWG; encoded by the coding sequence ATGCGTGACGCTAGCATAAGCGAAGGCCTAGGTAGGATAGTGTGCCCTTGTGCATTAATAGGGGCTAAAAAGGGAGAAATCCATGATATTACTACGGTAGCCTGGGTAACTCAAGAATCTTCGAGCCCACCCCAGGTTACAGTAGCCCTTCACTCTAAAAGGTATGTCCTGGAGCTCCTTAGAGAAACAGGGGAGTTTGTCCTCTCCCTTTTAGCCGAAGACCAGGAAAAAATAGCTAGTTTCTGCGGTTCCCATTCCGGACGGGATACGGACAAGATAAAAGCGTTGGGGCTAGAGCTGGAACCCTCTAAAGCTATACATACCCCGCGTTTAAAGGATTGCCTGGCCAATTTAGAATGTAAAGTAACTGGAGAATATGAAAGCGGGGACCATGTCATCGTAGTAGGCCAGGTTCTAGCCGCTAATATTGACCCTTCACGCAAACCTTTACTCTATTACCAGCACCAGATAACTCGCTGGGGTTAA